One Pangasianodon hypophthalmus isolate fPanHyp1 chromosome 7, fPanHyp1.pri, whole genome shotgun sequence genomic window, ttattatgtgAAAGtaatgaaaggaaaagaaaggaaaaatgtgTGCAACAATATAAAAAACTGTGTAAAATTCTCATATAATTCAtggcattatttaaatgtgaaattcatgtgacttttctatgatggtagatttatttttttttgtagttactGTAAACTAAAATCAGCGCCAAAcctttttgaaatgtttttagctTTTTAGCCTAGAGTTAATCTGTTAAACCGAGTTAAACCGACTGTGTGTACAGACATCACAGACTCAatcactgtctttttttctacATACAAACGcaaattcatttattgttattgtacaaGCACAAAAAGATTCGGTGAGCTCACAGcgatttaaaaagtttaaaagttttcCGAAAACAGTTTAGTTTTATACTGTAGACTTGTTCGTGTGTTAGGAGACTGAAACAGGAGGAAAGAAAGATCAGGGTGAACTTCAGCAGTGACCTATAAACCACAATGACTCTATTTAAGAGTACTTAAGAGTACCTAGTCAGGATATCATTCGCATTTGAGCTAGCCAAGCATAGAGCCTGAGCAAGCTTCTGAGAAAAGCATGCAAATCTAACACCCAATAGATAAATATGCATATTTGCATACTGAACTGTGAATATGCTAATATATGATTAATCCTCAATCAAAATGTCAGCTAGACTGGGcaagaacagtttttttttttttttaaatacctagCAGCTGCAGcactcagtaacatcagtaacactGGTGGCCACTCCTCTTCTGCAGCCTCAGCAGCCTGTGCGTGCTGTAGCTCACGAAAGCAGGTGATATGCAGAAGAGCAGCATGGTTGTCACTGTGGTAATGACTTACTGGAAATTCGGCTCAGCTCTGACGCTGAAACTCTCTATAGCAGTCTGTATTACTCAGTGCTTACGAAAAGCCATGTTAACCGCATAAAACATTCATAAggaaatgttattattaaattatattataaaattctattataaaattgtaaattcCACAAGGCTATTGAAATAGAGACTGAGCATAGAGAAAAGCAGGTAGAAATGAGAATGGTTGTTTTATTGGCTGGTCTGGGAGGCACCTTGCTGTATcccagaaataaaaagaaaacagggaggaggtggaggatTTGAGGAagcataccaaaaaaaaaacaatgtttcagTCAGTGAGTTTAGTATTGATGAAGAGCAAAGTATGAGTTGAACTTTTTTGCCCTATTACATTTCATATCTTCACTTATTAACATGATGCCAAAAGAGAtatcaaaagagaaaaaagtctAAATTCAGGAAGCTGAGGATATAGTTGAGAAATGAAGAGATGAGTGTCCAGGAAGCGACTGCTGCGGAGCACTCATTACCTTGTGACCACACTGACAACAATATAATATTGtgcaatgtaaatgtaatgaaggTTTTTGGCTTAACTCTCATGGCATGCTCACAATTGAACAAtggatttttcttttgctcttttaaCAAAATGTGTCTAACACCTTGTCACATATTTGGTGATTCTGCAGAAAAGATGGAAGAAATGTCATAATTACAAAGACCTGTCACTTTAACAccttcatttcacatttttgcacTTAGGCGAAAttgaaccagagagagagagagagagagagagagagagagagagagatctaagatcttcagatttttttatgcTCATTAGATAAATTGAGCCAAGTAAAAATCTTTTGtatgtgatggactggcatcccatccagtgttcccaggataggctctggatccaccttgACCACACCCAGgacaaagtggttactgaaaaataatgaatgaaagaaaatttaTTTGTGTCTtgaaaatatttgttaatattCCTGTGCTTTATGTAACActtcaaaaataatacaaaacagTACAAATTGTATCATTTATGTATCAAACCTGACAGCCTGACAGCCTATACTCATTCTagtgcctcacacacacacaaaaccacgtTACGACCGTGTCAGTTTCAATAGTGTGCTGAGAATAAAATACCACCCAAATAGTATCTGCTCAGAGGTCTTCCTGGAAATCCCTTTCCACTCAAAGTGTGCATAGATATATGCAGTAGATATATGCCTGATAAAATGATCAGTTAGTGTAGATACAAGGTTGCGTTACCTGACAACTACGATTATATGGTCTACAAATGTTCTAATTTTTAAGAGactatgaaaaataattattatttacggTTATAGACAGGTTATAGACAGGGTTAAAGTTAAGTTTACTTGTTAGGTTAGGTTAAACATCTACAAACTATGTGAAAGAACTACCCTAAATATGTGCTGCAAAATTCCCCTTAGCTGCCAGAGGGTGAAGTCCAAgagaacactgaaaaaaacagtGGAAAGTTGGGGAAGAAATGGAGGAACGTCATTACTCGCACCATGACAAGGAAGACATCCAAGATGGTACAGAAAGTTCTTGCAGAGGAAGGGGTGAGtttagaaaatgcacaacactgAAAAGCCTGAACAGGTAGATCTGCTCATGAAAAAGAGGAAACTCATTCTAGTAACTAACATACTGATGGACAGAGAACACAACTCACAAAAGATTGATTATGTCTCCCCCTTCTGGATGATCATGGCTAGTCTGAAACAGTCTGTATTAGATGTATTGTGTCAGAGGATGTGGTAACAAACTTTCAGATAGATGTGTAAACAAACCTTCAGATAATGTTAAGTGTTTTAcagaattttgaaataatttttcatggAAGATTAATGCTTTTTCTGCAGATTGAGAGTGGAGAGGATAGCTCAGTGTCTCCTGTATCCCCTAATGACTGGACACCAGACCTGAGTGCTGGAAACCGGGTATCTGTGTGTTCTAATAGTTCAGAAGACACCATACATTCGCCTCTGTGCCGCCAGTTCTCTGGATGTAAGCTCTCATATTACCCCGTTTTACTCAAACATTTCACTCCAAAATGTTAatgtattgttatatttacaatgtagtATGTCTAGTGGGCTTCCAGGGACTAATGAGCATCATGCTAATAAGAATATTCAAGGCAGCCCATCATTTTTGGCTGAAGTATTTCTTTCAGTATTTTAAAGACAGGATTGaatactgttgtttttttacacaGGTGGGGACAGGCAAAGTCTGGACAGTGGCTTCAGTCAGAGGGACAGCATGGACAGCACTTATAATGGACCATTTTGTGGCAGGGCCCGTGTGCACACTGACTTCACCCCCAGCCCTTACGACATCGACTCCCTCAAACTGCAGGTTGTTTTCTCTCCAATGTCCcaatcaaataaatgaataacaaaacactccttttttctctcttcaaatTTGCAAAAAAGCATGTGAGGATTGTCTTTTGTGTGAAACAATACATTGTGAGTAAGTGAATGCACACATTGTAGTCTCAAAAGagagttcctcaagggttctttgaatgGATAACACTTCTAGCTTTCTGAAAATTTGAAAGAGACCTTCTATTATAATGTTCATGGTgcacatagaacctttaagggatGAAAGACCAAGAGAAGAACCAACCAAAAGAACCATCTAAAGTGATAGATGGGACATCTTTTTTCTAAGTGTATTAGAAGGAAGTGAAattattttgtccttttttttttaccatcacAGAAAGGCGATATTATACAGATCATTGAGAAGCCACCAGTAGGCACTTGGACTGGTAAGCTCAACAACAAAGTGGGCTCCTTCAAGTTCATATACGTCACTGTGCTCCCAGAGGAGGACACACCACCGAGGAGGAAGCGATGCCATAGTCAGGGACGGTGCAATAAACCCAAACCGAAAACACTGGAGGAAGTTTTGGATAGGATTGGCCTAAAAGTAAGCTTCAACTGTGTGTGCACGTTCTGTCACAAATGCACTTATACTTGCTAACTTAAGATAAGCTTTCAAAGCAGTTTCAGAACcattaatagataaaaaatagaaaaatagaaaaatagaaactgTCGTTTCGAAGTTTATTATGCATATTGTTGCAAACTACTAATAACACATAGTTTGATTCTTTTTTCTGCCTAGGACCTTGAACCTCTTCTCTCCATGCATGGTTTCCAAAGTTTGGAGGACTTTAGTGGACTGAAGGAATCCCACCTGAATGAGCTGAACATCACAGATCCTGAGCAGCGCACCAAGATACTGACAGCAGCCGAACTGTTTGTTGAACAAGATTGTACGTCATTTCTGTTTCTTACTGCCTGTTGTGTTTATTATAATCTAGAGGATTCAGTAGTCAAATAATTAGCTGTTAAACATTAGCAGTCTTTCTAAAGGTTTGTAATGACAGTAAAACCAGTCGAAGCTAATGTTCACATATGAGAGTGTAAATGCTGAAGACTTCAGCAGCATAAAGAAGGCAACGCCTGTTCCCTTTTCACAGATGTTCAGTTTTATAGCACTTCAAAGACACTCCCACAGAAATCTGCTTTAGTCCACACATATTTCAGCCTTCCCTTCAAGCAAATAATTAGCTGTAACTGAAATATCCACACTTTGTGCTTTCCTGATTAAGCACACATATGGCCTGAAGCCCAGTGGTCATGTACATCTTATCGCATTGCTAACTGCACAAGCATTGCTGTTGATAATGTCCCACCTAAGTAAGGAAGTACAGATATTCAGCAttctggaaatgtttttgtgtggCTGTTTTAGTAATAATCTGAGTAAATCTGAAAGCAGTTAATGAAATCCTTCTTCTTTTCCTACAGCTGAAGGAGAGTCTgatgaagagaaggagagaactGAGGAGAAGGTTGATATGCCACGGGACTCAGGTTGCTATGAGAGCACAGAAAACCTGGTGAATGGGCGTGAGGAGGCCGAAACAGAGCCCAAAACAGAACCTGGTGCAGACGAAGAtgtaaaaacagacacacagctgGAAACGGTTCAGGAGAAGCTGCAAGACCTGACTGTGGAGGAGTCCTGAGAGCATTGAATCAACACTGGAAAACTCTACTGCTGTGCTTCAGTGCCTCCATTTCCTTCACTCATGGATCAGACGTGTTTGTAGCAGCCCAACTCCCATGACAAACCTACTTCAAATGTAAAGTCGTGAATGCTGAATTACAGTCAACATGAATATACAGCAATCAGATTTCTAATGGATGCAGCAGGGAGGTTTTATAATGTCTTCTCACTGAatggacattttgtttttatcattCTGAGAAAATCCTTCACAAGATTTCAATGGTTTTTACATGAATTACACTGTAAACGGAATAGAAATGGACAGTGACACTTGGTTTGGTTGAGGTCATAAATTTGTCTGGTCTTAATGACGCTATGTAGTAAAAATTGGATTACTATATAGtactatataataatttaatttctttctatATAGTTATGATGTAAATTGAAATATGAGAAATGTTTCATCTTTATAACTacttaatgtaatattttaaaatgtgatttcattatGAATGTATAATGCAGTATGAcgtattgttatatttacattttttaggtttttttacATATGTACAAGACAACCTGTATACATTGAGACTGTAAGAGTGCTGGCTGTAGTTATGCTTTATGACAGTCTTTGTTCTATACAAGTACCATCATGGATTGctgtatgtattttttccatatttttgtcatttctacTGTAGTTCTTACCTTTCTGTCATATATTTGTTTGTGATGtcttgtttttataaatattttacaaacattAGTAAAGAGTTTACCCAGAGGAGATACGTCCGGTATCAGTCGAAACTTCAGACACACCTCAGCGTTTTTTATGATCTATTGAGCTAAAGGCTTATTCATGAAATTGGTttctattataaataaaagttgtgaAGTCAATGTCTATTGATGAATTCCATTTCCAAAACAAATAGGTTCTTTAGGTATGAAATAAATTTTCTTCTAAACTGTGGAAAAGCATCAATGCTACTTTAAGAATTTAAGTTTTGCGTctttcattcatacattcaccCACGACCGCTTCTAGCTGCAGTCGCTTAGTGTCCCCATGCAGGATATATGGTAAATATTaggcatatacacacatatatgcagtatatatatatatatatatatatatatatatatatatatatatatatatatatatatatatatatatatatatatacacacacacatatatacacacacacacacagtttaccACTGTACATTAAAGGTATCAAAGTGCAGACTTACACTTTTAATTTACGGGTGTTTACATCCAAATCGGGgaaacagtgtaggaattacagcactatGACCACTGCAGACCACTGTGGTCTGCATGAATGAGAATGAAACACTGCCCAAATCATATCTGCTCCACTGTGGTTCTGTGGCTGTCTTTTTACACTGATAGATCAGGTATAGCAACAGATGGACAACAAAGTGCATCTGTATTGTTGGTGTTCCTGAAAAGTGGCCAATAAATATAGCTAGAAGCTAGGTGCACCTAGACAGACAACTGAGTGTTTTTATTAACACCCATCAGTTATGATACATAGACAAGTATAATATAGTAAGATATAGTATAATTTAAtgaacatacatacacacactaatccaGCATgtaaaaagaagtgaaaattaTGAGATAATCACAGTGTTtatacaaagaaaaatgaacagaaacataATTACCTTGCAATGcattatagtgtatatattatacactgTAAACATATATTTCGAGCACACCTTAATTTTTGCTAATATTCAGTACATATTAACTCCTACAATGACTTGGCATTAAGACTGATTGTAGATTGACATATCTCAAGTGGGTGATCACTTCAGCTGTACCTCAAAATAAGCACAGTGGGCCTAATTAAAAAAGCAGACCTTCCACAGACAGAGTGCAGTGCAATCATCTAACTAACTAATCCTTCATACAACTGTTCACAATAACATACTCACCAGAACATGCTGATTTGGTAAGAAGCAACTGATCTTACTACTTTGTACAGCAAATCAATAAGTTGAACCGAACTGAACAATCTTAAAGCCCAATCAGAAAATGGATCAACTGCCTCCATTAGCATGGAGTTTGCTAATAGAGATGTTAAATGTTCATATTACACATTTCAGCAGGTGCAGCATTGATGTTAAGAGTCAAAGGCCTCCACTAAAGTCCAACTAAATCCTGTTGCATCAATTGCTAACTGGAACTTCAAAGTACAAGGTTCTACACAAACGTTCCAtataaatgaaagagaaaaatcaaAGGCATATGAAACAGTTAGTGTTCTTAAAATCAGGCATTAACATTCAAAtgtgtgcataaaaaaaaaaaaatcatttctgtgATTGACTTGGCATCTCTAAATGGAGCTCAAGCTGTAGTCATCCCGTCATTTACAGTTTAACTCCAAGCCCTAACACAGGAAACATAAATACTGCACCCTTTATTCATTCCCTTTCCATTCATTTGACACTAAATAGCCTTGTTATAGTGGTCAGAAAAGTTCCAAGAGTCAATTACACATAATGTAATTATACATTAACCCCCCTCCCCTCCCAACCccacaaacaagacaaaaatgcTCTATATAGCAAAATATATTGCACAGAGTTGAAGATACTGTGAAAGTAGTAAATGGTATTTGAATTCGTTCATCATTGTACACCAGCAACATTCTTCCACTAGACAATAGCTTAAGCATACACAAAGGTGCCTACTCTACCCtacatacaaataaatgtgtCAAAAGAAAAGACACTTGCACAGATCACAGAATAGCATGGGTTAAATATGTTGACCACCAAAATAATCTTGCATATTATATCCCTTTATCTCACTTCCCTAAGTCTGGCATTATAAACACCCTCTTCTAAGCATGGATGAGTATACTGTTTCTCAGCATGAAAATAACAAATGTGGAAAGATTATGAGAAATAAATTCCATCTACTCTGAGTTGGggtttttttaagcaaatataCTGCTCACCCAAAACAAGTTGCCAACTCACGGCTGCAagtgaaagaagagaagaggatgatgatggtggcgATGGTGATGATGACAACAACGATGACTATGGAGGCAGTTCTGGGCTGACCTCACTCATTTCGTTTGTTGTGTTAGGAGGGAGAACAATCACCAGGAGAATGATGAGGCAATTTTTTCCACTTCATGTTCATTCAGGGACATTCTTTCACTTCTTGTATCCACAACCtctcaatattttttaaactatgtACATTTATACCATGGCTTGTTTTGTTGATGTTCATATTTTTGCAGGTCAACATTACATTAGTGTTCTATTTTAAAAGCCATCACTTTAATACTCATTATACACTATTAGGTTTTATAATGAAATGGAAGTTGAAGAGTTTCTCTGCAAATGGCCTAATGTTGTCTGAGATAGTGCAGCTTCAGATAAGGCACTGTTACTAGTGTCTGTCAACAACAGGCCAACATGTATGTGCTGatacttacacacacctcacatacaGAAAGTGTATTCGGGTGTCCTTCATCACAGACTGATCTGAAACAATTTGTACATTGTTCGTGTCTGTGAAGCaatatttaagaaaacaaaagacagaTTGTGTCACTGACCTAGTTAGAATAATGCAAATGACTATCATGGGTATTTGAAAATAGCATCCAGTTGGCCCCACTCTGCTGCTGGGAAATAAAATCACCTGTTTGCATGTGTAGTTTGAACATAGGTGGCTGgtttatgtctctctctttaaaaaCAATCCTCCATATGTTTGTGTTGCATAGGACCTGTTTCACCAACCGCTGCACAAAGTTCTACAGATGTTATGCATCAGATCAGATGGAACgctaattaatgaaaaatggcCATTAGGAAGTGCTGCATGAAGGAAAGCACTGCAAGTAGACGATCAGCAAAACGGTCCATTAgatgttttgtcttttgtgtgtttttgccaTGCAGCGTttcagagaaagagggagagtgCTGTGATACCACCAGAGGCCTTCAACAGTGAGGCAGCCAAAGTTGAAATGATCTTCACCTGAACATGGACAGTGAGGAACAGCTGCTGCTCTGAAAATCAGAGTCTCTCTGAGAGCCTGTGGCCCTTTGGATTGTTCAAATATGCATCTTCCTTAATGAATCACCATTCAGAGATTTGTAGCAGAGATCTAGTGGGCTGATTCTTTGACAACGATGGGGGCAGGGGCGATTTTAGGGGAAAAGTCTCTTGGGCTGGATGGCTTCTCCTCTTTCGGGTTGCTGGCCGTGGTTTTTTGGGCAGTGGCGATGCTGGGCTTGGCCTCATCAGGAGTGTGTTCGTTGGGAATCAGTGGAGCTGTGGTTTTCTGCCAGGGAGGGAATAGTACAGTTAAGATTGATTATGTGAtaatcattacatttacattagacTGCCTCCAtctgtctgacacacacagctAAGAATCTTGTGGTGAGTTTAGATTATGGCCATCATTTCTTCAATCACATTAACTCTGCAGATTTCTTCTTAACCACTATCTCATGTCACCCCTACAGAGGTCACACCACTGGCATTTTCTCTTCCAGCAAGAATCCAATTCCCTCACATTCCAGGCAGTAAACAGCTCTGCACTACATTATCTATTCACCTGTACACTAACTCCTGTATGTCAACTTCAGGGGGCCTGGTGTGTCCTTCCCATTTCTGTTACACAACACCTCACCACTTCAGTGTCCTGATTCCTCAGTGGTATAATGAGCTTCCCGTTTTATTCCGAGCAGTCCTGTGTACTCTACTCCTTCCACAAGGTCTAAAGACTTTTATTTCACACAGTTTCTAGGACACCAATAGTGCACTTTGCATTGACTgtcttttgtattttatttacttattcgtatggtttatttatgtattttatgcattcagttttgatattttctttttattaccaGGTAATTAGTCCACATGCACAATGAAACATTAGTCGCTACTCTCCAGTCTCTATCCTTGCAGATTCCCCAAGTGCTTTGTATTTCTTCACTTTCTCATACAAATGACTGAATGTATTAGAAATCAACACCACATTAAGGTACTCTGAATGTAAAGCTGAGAGAGCACTaatgcttttcattttcttaagtTCAAATTGGAGCACAATGCCAAAGCAAAAATGTCAGGGTTTGACTTGAGCTAAAAGGATACTCTAAACTGTAAAAGGTCACTGGAATAAATTTTCTGCCTCCCTAAGCACCAAAACCCCCGAAACAATGGATCCCAGTATGTCggaaaaaaacacccacacaccctcAAAAATCTTAACAGTGTTCGGAAACTTCCGCTGTAGATCATACACAAAGCAATGCAAATACTTGAAATGCAGTAGAGTAGTAGATGCTGTGAAGCCTCGCTGTTGTGCACTCAGGCTGCCTTTtgtgttaatacacacacacactcaccacacacaaatacacacacttactgtgTTAGGTGGAACAGGAGTGTCTGTGGTGGCAGTGGCGTCAGAAGTACCAGAAGGAGTGGAGATAGAGGGTTCTTCAGGCATCACCCCTCTTCTGTCCAGAACActggaaagacagacagagagagagagagagcatgagagaaaGAGTCTGTGCACAACAAAATATTGTCAGAAGAAGCAAGTTAAGTGATTCAAATGGATACAGAGGCTCAATACATATTTAGACTTTTTTCTACATTACTATAAACAACGGCAGTAAAGTTCATACCTAGGGTAAGAGGGGCCACAGAGCACCTCACAGCAATTCTTGATAATGTTCTTGTGACTGTATGGGTTCTGGATACGGTTCTTTCCTGACCACGAGCCTTTTATCTGCACCACACAGAAACAAAACCTTCGtaaattttggttaaaaaaaaaaaaagtcaagttgGCCACAATCCAACACCTTCACCACCTACAGTATAACTATTTACACAAGCTCAACATCTACTGTCAAATCTGCTACATCCACTGCCCTGAATTCAACAGGAGCATAAACAATTTGCATCTAATTCAACAGTGCATCTCAGCATTCTTTTCAATGCAATATCTAGCTTTTACATCTGTTGCATATGTGCAGTTACTACAGACAATAATTCTACTATTTCCTTGTACTAGGAATAGATTCAAGAACTTAATTGTCATATGCAcaagcttccttttttttcttagtttgcatgttctcatgGAGGCTGCAGtagaaaataaaagataaataagaaCAAATTAAACGATGacaaagttaaaaaagaaaaaatattagaaaGTCATGAAAGTTGTCACCTATTTTACATAATCTTGGGTAAGGCATTTGTGTAAGATGTTGTGCAACACTGGAACAAAATAACAATATGGCAATATAAGTATAGGAAATATACAAACTATGATTCTGGTATACATGAGATGAGGTAAGTATATTATATTCAGGAACATCTTGTACATTGCATGGTGCAGCATTTTTATAcattcagtgtgtcagtgtgtgtaagcgaaagatggaggtggaggtgaCAGCTGTTGATGTGCCTGACAGTCAGGGGGTACCGGCTGTCACGGTGTCTGGATGTTCTGGCTGTGATGCTTCAGTACCATTTACCAGACCAGAGTGTGAATAGTGAGTGGGCAGAAGGGGTGGGATCCCTGATGACACTGCTAGCccagaaaacacatttaatgtttatttagtgaAACAGCTGTTCTTCTGAATTCACCTTATATAATTACAGATTTTGAAACCATTTATCTGTGGAATTTATTATCTGCCCTTGGGCAATCATTGTAAGTGAGTTTGGAGTTAATGggttttccattcttttctcagtaaGGGGGAAATTAGGCTTGTGAgatataatgatttaatcatcTCTACACAATTTTACATTGCCACGATATCCAGTGATGTGTACGGTGATTATATTACCAAACCTGATAACCTTTACACACTTTGTGTAGGAGGTCTGCAATTGAACACTGGAATATGTTAGTAAAAGTTATCACTCAAACAcggtcaggtccataagtatttggacagcgaCACctttttcgtaattttgcctctgtacaccatcacaatgcatttgaaatgaagcaatcaagatgtgattgaagtgtactgtcagctttaattcaagaggtttaacaaaaatattgcatcatCCGttcaggaattacagccatttttttttttttttttttttacagagtccctccattttcacagactcaaaagtaattggacaattgactgattgTCAATTGTCAGTTTCATGGGCAGGAGTGGCCTGTGGCCTCATTACTTCATGACAaatggagttgattccaagtgtcgaatttgcatttggtagctgttcatgggaactctaaatatgtcaatgcaagtgaaggaggccgtcattaggctgaaaaaacaaaacagaggcacaatcacacatacacccacatacCATGGataatttagagatgccaatcagcctacaatgcatgtctttagactgcgggaggaaacccccaaggCACAAGGAGAatatgcaaactccatgcacacagggcggagacaGGAACCGAACTCCCAACCCTGGAAGTGCAAGGCagacatgctaaccactaaaccactgtGCCCCCCATTGCTTACACTATTTATTAGTGATGCCACtagaatattttgaaaatgaagaacaaaggaTTAAAATTTTGCTCTAAAAATATTAGATAGGCCTAGAATACTACAAGTGTCAAAGTATCTAACActtaataattttaatggtcAAGATAACTAGAATGTGATttaaacacagtttttttttagcgCTCAGGCGCATTCAACGGTGATAAATAtcagccatgtggacattaTATAACTGATTTGCAAAAGGATTATATGTACCGTTatggtcattttttaaattttctttattgtccattactgcagaatcacccACACTCTACTATCCAGCCGAGCTTTTGCGATTGCCACTGCCAACAAGCAGTAccgactgcacagctgataattTTATTAGGCcaaaaatggtggaaatgcttgttttcctgggttttttttaggATCTGGATGATCTGTTCTGAAAGATTAAATTGTTTATCATGGCTATCATGTTGTAAATTGtgagcagggaaaaatcaatagaGCACAAGGCTagagaaaataattaaagttactgtctgtggtaatcacataTACCTTACATATGTGGTAGATATATTTAGGGATTGAAAGAATGTTCATCCCAAGGACTAAGAGAAGCTGCTCTGAAATTAGCAGGATGGAAATTATGAATGAAGCCAAAGGTTTGATAACAGGATGGGGCCTTAATGGCTTCTATTTTCTGCACAGCTGTGGTTAAATTAGGAACAGGAATTTCTTATGAACAGACTAAAAACTCCATTTGTCTGTCACTGATAATGAGTAATAAAAATAGGAGTTGCCCTGCGAGATGAATACTCAGACTCAGGTTTGAAGGTGCCC contains:
- the sash3 gene encoding SAM and SH3 domain-containing protein 3, whose product is MLRRRPSNASEKEQGQVQKKKLTLQRSSSFKDFMKPKPSSPVVNPELTLEESLPEGEVQENTEKNSGKLGKKWRNVITRTMTRKTSKMVQKVLAEEGIESGEDSSVSPVSPNDWTPDLSAGNRVSVCSNSSEDTIHSPLCRQFSGCGDRQSLDSGFSQRDSMDSTYNGPFCGRARVHTDFTPSPYDIDSLKLQKGDIIQIIEKPPVGTWTGKLNNKVGSFKFIYVTVLPEEDTPPRRKRCHSQGRCNKPKPKTLEEVLDRIGLKDLEPLLSMHGFQSLEDFSGLKESHLNELNITDPEQRTKILTAAELFVEQDSEGESDEEKERTEEKVDMPRDSGCYESTENLVNGREEAETEPKTEPGADEDVKTDTQLETVQEKLQDLTVEES